CGCGTAGCCCAGGTGCTCCGGTCGGGGCTGCTCGATCCGCTGCACATAGCCGGCGAGCACCTCGACCGGGGGCCGGTCCCGAAGGTCGGCCTCGTAGAGGACGTCCAGCGCCCGCTTGCGCGCCTTGCGGCGCGCCGGCATCTGCTGCTTGGGACCCTCCGCCATCAGGAGCGGCCGAGGTAACGGCCGTCGCGCGTGTCGACCTTGATCTTCTCGCCGGTGGTGATGAACAGCGGCACCTGCACGGTCGCGCCGGTCTCGACGGTGGCCGGCTTGTTGCCGCCGGTCGACCGGTCGCCCTGCAGACCCGGCTCGGTGTAGGTGACCTCCAGCACCACGCTGGTGGGAAGCTCGATGTAGAGCGGGACGCCCTCGTGGGTGGCGACGGTCGCCTCGGCCTCGGGGAGGAGGTAGTTGGCCGCCTCACCGACGGTGCCGCCGGGGACGGTGATCTGGTCGAAGGTCTCCAGATCCATGAAGACGTAGTCTTCGCCGTCGGCGTACAGGTACTGCATCGTGCGCTTGTCCACGGTCGCGGTCTCGACCTTGGTGCCCGCGTTGAAGGTCTTGTCGACCACCTTCCCGGACAGCACGTTCTTCAGCGTGGTGCGCACGAACGCACCACCCTTACCGGGCTTGACGTGCTGGAACTCGACGACGGCCCAGAGCTCGCCGTCGAGGTTGAGTACCAGGCCGTTTTTGAGGTCGTTGGTGGAGGCCATTTCCTGCCTTGATCATCAATTGGCGGACAGACCTTACGAGTCTACTAGCTGCGTCGAGGCAGGTTGCCCGCCATGTCACGCCGCCGATCCCGCGCCCACCGGCCGAGTCGGGCGACGATCACGTTTCGTGACCTTCACACACCCTGCCACCCGTACCCCCTGCGCCCTTTGCTCTGCTGCCACCGGCGCACCAGTCACGCCGCGTGTCGGATGACCAGGCTTCCCCGCCCCGACGCTCGGCGCGTATTGGCAGCTCAGGCCAGTGTCGCGCCCGTGGGTGCAGAGCAAAGGACGCGCCTGGATGGTGGCGCGCCGCCGGGCCGGCGAGGACAGGGTTGCCGTCAGTGACGGTTACGGTCGGTGATGCGTGCGCCGGTCAGCTTGTCGAAGCAGCGAGGTGGTGCAGGGCGAGACGATAACCGTCGATGCCGAGCCCGCAGATCACCCCGGTCGCCACCGCGGAGATGACCGAGTGGTGCCGGAACTCCTCGCGGGCGTGGATGTTGGAGATGTGCACCTCGACCAACGGCCCGCGCAGCATGGCGCAGGCGTCCCGCACGGCGTACGAGTAGTGCGACCAGGCGGCCGGGTTGAGCACCACCGCGGCGCCCTCGTCGGCGGCGGCGTGCAGCCAGCCGAGCAGCTCGTGCTCGGCGTCGGTCTGCCGGACCGTCACGTCGAGCCCCAGCTCCCGGCCGGTCCGCTCGCAGAGCGCCACCAGATCGGCGTAGCTGGTCGCGCCGTACACCGCGGGCTCGCGGGTGCCCAGCCGGCCCAGGTTCGGCCCGTTCAACACGTACACCCTCACTGCGTGCCCACCTCCCGGTAGGCGGCTTCGAGCAGCGCGTCGTCCGGGCCCTCGAGCACCGCCGGGCGGGCCAGCCCGTCCAGCACCACGAACCGCAGCCGGCTGCCCCGGGCCTTCTTGTCCACCCGCATCACGGCCAGCAGCTGCGACCAGGCGTCGGCCGGGTAGCTCACCGGCAGGCCGAGCGCGGCCAGGACGGCCCGGTGCCGGTCGGCGGTCGGCGCGTCCAGCCGGCCGGCGAGCCGGGCCAGCGCGGCGGCGTACACCAGGCCGACGGCGACGGCATGACCGTGCCGCCAGCGGTAGCCCTCGACCTGCTCGATCGCGTGCGCGAGGGTGTGCCCGTAGTTGAGCACCTCCCGCACGCCCGACTCCCGCAGGTCACCGGAGACCACGTCGGCCTTGACCCGGATCGCCCGCTCGATCAGCTCGCGGGTCACCGCCCCGCGTGGGTCGGTGGCGGCCGCCGGCGCACGCTCGATGAGATCCAGGATCGCCGGATCGGCGATGAAGCCGCACTTGACCACCTCGGCCAGCCCGGCTGCCAGGTCGACCGCGGGCAGGCCTTCCAGGGTGGCCAGGTCGGCCAGCACGCCGACCGGCGGGTGGAACGCGCCCACCAGGTTCTTGCCGGCGGCGGTGTTGATCCCGGTCTTGCCGCCGACCGCGGCGTCCACCATGCCCAGCAGTGAGGTGGCCACCGGCACCCAGCGCACCCCGCGCAGCCAGGAGGCCGCGACGAAGCCGGCCAGGTCGGTCACCGCGCCGCCACCGACACCGACGACCGCGTCGGTACGGGTGAAACCGGCCGCGCCGAGCCGATCCCAGCACGCGGCGGCCACGTCGATCTGCTTGCCCGCCTCGGCGTCGGGCACCTCGATCGGCAGTGGCTCGACGCCGGCCGCGCGAAGCCGCTCGCCGAGCGCGTCGGCGAGCCCCTTGAGCGGGGGCGCGTGCAGCACCGCCGCCCGGGTCGCGCCGGGCAGCAGCCCGGGCAGCGTGTCCAACAGGTCGCGTCCGACCAGCACGTCGTACGGCCGTTCGCCGCCGACCGGGATCCGGGTCACCTCGTCCATCGCCGGCAGCCTAGTCCAGCGGACGGCGCGGTGCGGGCGGCCGCTCACCTGCTGGCCTGGTGGCCCAGTCCGCCAGCGCACGGGCGTGCTCGGCCACGGCGGTGCGCAACGCGTCCGGTTGCCGCACGGTGAAGGGGCAGCCCAGCCCAGCGAGCAGCGCGGCCATGCCGGGCAGGCTCTCCGCCCGGGCCCGCAGCAACACCCCGTCGGTGGTGGCGGTCAGTTCGGCCACGGTGGGCGGGACGCGGCGTCGGACGGTGGCCAGGTCGGCCTCCAGCAGCACCTCGACCTCGTGCGTGTAGGGCACGCCGGCCAGCGACCGGGTCACCCAGGTCACCGGGTCGAAGCCGTCCGGCACGGTGAACGCCGCCACGCCGGGCGTCACGGCGCCGATCCGGTCCAGCCGGAAGGTGCGGACCTCCCCGCGCCGGTGGTCGTGGCCGGTGACGTACCAGCGGCCCGCGTGGAAGACCAGCCCGTACGGGTCGAGCTCGCGGCGCGACTGCTCACCTCGCCAGGAGCGGTAGTCCAGAGCGACCCGCTGCCGGTGCCGGGCGGCCGCGGCCAGGGTGAGCAGGGTGCCGGAGGCCGGTCCCCGCTCCGGCTCGGTACGCCGCAGGGTGAAGCCGAGGTGCTCCTGCACGGCGGTCAGCCGGTCGGCGAGCGCCACCGGCAGCACCCGGCGGATCTTGGCCAGCGCGGTGGCGGTGGCCGGCAGTTCGGTGGCCAGCCCGACCCGTTCGGCGACGACCAGGCCGAGCAGCACGGCCACCGCCTCGTCGTCGGTGAGCATCAGTGGCGGCAGCTTGTACCCGGGATGGAGCCGGTAGCCGCCGTAGCGGCCCCGGTCGGCGATGACGGGGATGCCCAGCTCGACCAGGGCGGCCGCGTACCGGCGCACGGTGCGCTCGTCCACGCCGAGCCGGCCCGCGAGCTCGGCGGCCGTCGACCGGTGCCGGGTCTGCAGCAGTTCGAGCAGGGCCAGCACGCGGCCGGCGGGATGCGACACGGACCACTCCTCGAAACCGGGCGGAAACTGTCCGGTTTCGATCGTACGGTCATCCGGTAACCGAAGAAGAGGAGCGACAGATGGCGACGTTCGTGCTGGTGCCGGGTTTCTGGTTGGGTGCCTGGGCGTGGCGGGAAGTGACCGTGGCGCTGCGCGCGCAGGGGCACGAGGTGTATCCGATGACGCTGACCGGGTTGGCCGAGCGGAACCACCTGGCCGGACCGGAGGTGAGCCTGGAGACGCACACCGAGGACATCGTCCGGCTGATCGAGGTCGAGGATCTGCGCGAGGTGCTGCTGGTCGGGCACTCCGGCGGCGGCATGCCGGTCGCCCAGGCGGCGGACCGCATCCCGGACCGGATCGCCCGGGTGGTGTACGTGGAGAGCGGGCCGCTGCCGGACGGCGTCGCGCAGTTCGACACCGTGCCACCGGAGGAGCAGGAGCGGCTGCGCGGCCTCATCGGCACCGGGCACCTGCTGCCGCCGCCCGCGTGGGATCCGGCCGCCGACCCGACCAACCTGGCCGGGCTGGACGAGCCGACGCTGGCCCTGCTGCGCGCCCGGGCCACCCCGCAGCCGCTGCGGGCCGCCACCGACCCGGTGCGGCGCACCGGCGGCCGTCCGGTCCCGACCGCGCTGGTCGCCAGCACCTTCCCGCTGGCCGTGGTGCGGCAGATGATCGGCGAGGGGCACCCGTTCTTCACCGGGTTGGCCGGTGGCCAGCTGTTCGAGCTGCCGACCGGGCACTGGCCGATGCTCAGTGAACCCAAGGCCCTGGCCGACGTGCTCGACGCCGCCGCTAAAGGCTGAGCAGAGGGCCCGGCCGGTCGCTGACCGGCCGGGCCGGGGTCAGCGGGGCAGCAGCGCGGCGATCTCGGCGACGATCTCCGCCGGGGTCCGGCCGTCGGTGGCCACCGTCGCGGTGGCCACCTCCGCGTAGAGCGGCCGGCGCTGGTCCATCAGGTGCTTGAGGGTGGCCCGCGGGTTGATCGCCAGCAGCGGGCGGCCGGCGCCGAGCCCGACCCGCTTCACCGCGTCCGGCAGCTCGACCGAGAGGTGCACCACCCGGTGCCCGACCAGGGCGGCGCGGGTCTCCTCGGCCAGCACCGCGCCGCCGCCGAGGGCGAGCACCCCCGGGCTGGCAGCCAGCGCCGCGGCCACCGCGGCCCTTTCGAGGGTACGGAAGTGCTCCTCGCCCTCGTCGATGAAGATCTCCGGGATCGGCTTGCCGGCCATCCGCTCGATGTCGGTGTCCGTGTCGCGGAACTCCACCCCGAGGGCCGTGGCGAGGGCCTCCCCCACTGTGCTCTTGCCGCAGCCGGGCGCGCCGACCAGGACGACGACCGGCGCCATCAGCGGATGACCAGCGCGTCGAGGTAGCCGGCCACGTTGCGGCGGATCTCGGCGACCGAGTCCCCGCCGAACTTCTCGGTGGCCGCCTCGGCCAGCACCAGCGCGACCATCGCCTCGGCGACCACCGCGGCGGCGGGCACCGCGCAGACGTCCGAGCGCTGGTTGATCGCGGTGGCCGGCTCGCCGGTGATGACATCCACGGTGGCCAGGGCACGGTTCAGCGACGAGATGGGCTTCATCGCGGCACGGACCCGCAGCGGCTCACCGGTGGTGATGCCGCCCTCGAGCCCCCCGGCCCGGTCGGTGACCCGGCGGACGCCGGTCGCCGACGGGATGATTTCGTCGTGCGCCTCGGAGCCGCGGGACCGGGCCTGCTGCCAACCGTCACCGATCTCCACACCCTTGATCGCCTGGATCGACATCAGCGCGGTGGCCAGCCGGGCGTCGAGCTTGCGGTCCCACTGCACGTGGCTGCCCAGCCCCGGCGGCACCCCGTACGCCAGCACCTCGACCACGCCGCCGAGGGTGTCGGCGGCCTTCTTCGCGGCATCCACCTCGGCGACCATCAGGGCGCTGGCCTCCGGGTCGAGGCAGCGCAGCGGGTCGGCGTCGATCCGGGCGGCGTCCTGCGGGCTCGGGCGCAGCCCGGGCTTCGCGGCCACCGGACCCAGCTCGACGACGTGCGAGACGATCTCGATGCCGAGCGCCTGCCGGATCAACGCCTTGGCGACCGCGCCGACGGCGACCCGGGCGGCGGTCTCCCGGGCGCTGGCCCGCTCCAGGATGGGCCGGGCGTCGGTGTGGCCGTACTTCTGCATGCCGGCCAGGTCGGCGTGGCCCGGCCGGGGGCGGGTCAGCGGGGCGTTGCGGGCCTGCCGGGCCAGCTCGTCGGGGTCCACCGGGTCGGCGGCCATCACCGTGCGCCACTTCGGCCACTCGGAGTTGCCCACCCGGATCGCCACCGGGCTGCCCAGGGTGACGCCGTGCCGCAGGCCGCCGAGCACGTCGACCTCGTCCCGCTCGAACGACATCCGGGCGCCACGGCCGTAGCCCAGCCGCCGGCGGGCCAGTTCGTCGGCGATCTCGGTGGTGCTCACCTCGATGCCGGCCGGCACCCCCTCCAGCAGCGCGACGAGGGCGGGACCGTGCGATTCACCTGCAGTCAACCAGCGCAACACAGCGGTCAGTCTGTCACGGCCCGCCTCCGCCTCGGTGCGCTGCCCGTCGCATCCCGCCCTGCGGACGCCGGGTAGCGCCGCAGCAGCCACTGCAACGCCTCCGGCGGCGCGCGGCGCGGAGCAGGAATTCGTAGTCCTCGGCGTAGCTGCCCGGGATCTCCTCGTCGACCAGCCAACCCTCCCCGACGTTGACCCGCTCAGCGGTTTCGGATTGCGATGATCGACTTTGTCAGTCCCGCCAGGCGCTCGTTGCGGATCGTCGCGTCAGGAAACAGGTACCGAAGTTCGGCACGACCAATGAGTTCGGTCGTGAGCACCTGCCTCATCGCCGCCTCGTACGACTTGCCAGGGTTGTAGGCGAGCGGCCATCTGCGCGCCATCACCACCCGTGCCGAAACCGGCAGGAACTGCATTCCCGGGGCCACCCAGTGCGGCTCGATCGGGAAGTAGCGGTACGGCGTCTGCACCCAGTACGCGCGCCCCAACTCACGGACCGCCTCGGCCATCCGCTGGCGACGCTCGTGGCCGCCCACGTGCTCCAGGACGCTGTTGCTGAAGACGAGGTCGTACTTACGGCTCAGGATGTTCTTCGGCAGCTCGCAGGCATCGGCGTGGTCGGCCTCAGCCCAGTCGGGCAACTCCGTGGGCAGCGGCTCCAGGTTGACCACGTGGACGTGCGCCGGCCGGACGGGGACTCGCGCCCAACTCTCCACCCGGCCGCCCAGATCGAGGACGGTCATGTCGGCCAGGTTCGGGAACGTGTCCGACAGCCAGGCCGCGCGCCGTGCCCGTCGTTTTGCGCCGAGGGAGGTCGGCGAGTCGACGAGGCGAAACCTGAGCGAGTGAAGTCCCATGTGTGGTTCTCCTTCGATCTGCTGCTGGCGTCGTTCGAGGAGTGAGTTGCGTCGTTCCCGACCCGGTCAGATGCCCCGGCCGCGCTTGTGCAGCGTGCGCAGCACCGCGTCGGCCCGCACCACCCTCCCGGCCACGGCGAGGGCCAGGTAGGCGCGCGGCTCTCGGGGATTGCGCCGCAGGGTACGTCGGGCCCAGCGCAGCGCGCCCCGGCGGTCGCCGGACGCGGCGCGGGCGAACGCGATCTGCCCGGTCACCCGGGCCTCGCCGGCCGGCTGGCCGGCGAACTCCGGGTAGCGCCGCAGCAGCCACTGCAACGCCTCGGAGATGGTGTCCCAGCGCTGCGCGAAGTAGGAGCGCTTGTGCCAGCGGACCAGCACCGACGGCGTACGCAGGTTGATCAGCGGCGCGCTGCGCGCGGCCCGGAGCAGGAATTCGTAGTCCTCGGCGTAGCTGCCCGGGATCTCCTCGTCGACCAGCCCGAAGCCGTCCCGCAGCGCGGTGGCGCGGATCAGGAAGGTGGACGGGTGCAGCTCCGTCATCCGGTCCCGCAGCAGGTCGTCCAGGGTGACCCGGTCCTTCTCGAGCACCCGGTCCACGGTGTGCCCGTCGTAGCTGACCCGGATGCCGCAACAGACGAACTCGGCCGACGGGTCGGCGGCCAACGCGTCGACCTGGGCGGCCAGCTTGCCGGGCAGCCACTCGTCGTCGTCGTCGCAGAACGCGACCAGCTCGCCCTCGGCGGCCAGCGTGCCGCTGTTGCGCGCGCCGGCCAGCCCCGGCGTGCGCTCGTTGCGGATCACCCGCACCGCGCGGTCCGGGGCGGACAGCCCGGTCAGCGACTCGTCCGGCGTGGACTGGTCGAACACCACGACAACCTCGATCGGGCCCGGGTACTCCTGGGCCAGGATCGCCCGCGCCGCGGCGCGCAGCAGCTCCGGGCGGTCCCGGGTGGGCACCACGACGCTGACGCTCGGCTGCCGGCTCATCGGGTCTCCTCCACACCGCGGCCGGACCGCGTCCAGGCCCGCCACCAGGGTTGGCGCCGGGCCGACTGAGCCACCAGGTCCTCCACGATCTGCCCGACGCGGGCCACCGCCGCCCGCCGCGCCTCGTGCGCGCCCGGGTCGGCGGTCACCGCGTACCGGGACGGGTCGGCAAGCCCGGCGGCCAGCGCGTCGTGCAGCGCCTCCCGGGTCTCGCAGAGCGCCACCAACCCGGCGGCGCCGAGCCGGCGGGCGAAGAGCTGCTGGTGGTCGTCGACGTGCTCGCCGCGCGCCGGGTCGCGGGGCACCACGATGGGCAGGTGGCCGTGCCGGCGGGCCTCCAGGATGGTCGCCGGCCCACCGTGGCAGACCACCAGGTCGGCGTCGGCCATCGCCCGCTGCAACGCGTCGTGACCGAGGAACGGCACGGCGCCGGGCACCTGCGGAGCGGGGGTGTGCCCGTGCTGCACGGTCAGGCCGACCTGGTCGCCGGCCTGCGCGTGCCACTGCGCCAACCAGTCGACGAGCCGGTGGAACGGGTGCTTGTCGGTGCCGACCGCGATCAGCAGCCCGACCCGGATGGCCGCCGTGGCGTCGCGCTGACGCGGCAGCCGGGCCGGCTCCGGCGGGGAAACCGACAGTGCGGGGTGCAGGCGCCGGGCGGTGCCGGTCTCCCCGCTCACAGCAGCGTCCCGACGACGGTGGCCTCCGGGTACTGCCGCCGCTGCTCGTCCCACTGCACGAGCATCGCGGACAGGAACGGCCGGCAGAGCCGGGCGGTCAACGTCGCGGTGTCGATCCGGTCGTACACCTCGATGTAGACGGTCGGGATGCGCCGCAGCCGGGCCAGCACCACGAACGGCACGGCCACCCCGGCGCCGGTGGTGACCACCGCGGCGACCCGCCGCCCCCGCAGCACCCGCCACGCCAGCACCGCGTTGCGCAGCAGGTTCGGCACATTGCGGGTGGTCGGGTGGTGTGCCGGCACCAGATCCTCGCCGGCCAGCAGCGACACCGCCTCGGGAGTGTCGAAGGTGACCCAGCAGCGCCGCCAACTCTCGTACCAGGGCCGCAGGGCGAGCAGCTGGGCCAGGTGGCCGCCGCTGGAGCCGACGAGCAGCAGCACGGGCTGCCCGTCGTCGTTGTTGTTCCTGTCCACGCGACTCCCCACAAGTTCGCTTGGAATTTCGGTTAACGCCACGCAGCAGCAGATCACAGGTTGCCCGACCGTTGAATAGGGCGACCGGTTGATCAGTCGATCACCAATCGGGGTCGGTCACTGCCGTCGACCCTCCGCCAGCCATCGACGCTCATCACAAGCAGCAATTCTTCCGTCACGCTACGGCGATGGTCAACGCCCATCGGCGCGGCGAAGTGCCCGGATCACTCACTATGTCGTTTCTCGATGACGTCCAACAGTGCGGGATGCAGCGCGGCGTTCCACCCCGCGCCGGCGTCGGCCAGCCGAAAGGTGCGCAGCCACATCTCCACCAGGTACGCGTCGGCCACCAGCCGGCGCTGCGCCGGGCCCAGGCCCAGCCGGTCACCGTGTCGGCCGAGGTGGCCGTCAACGTCCGCCGCGGCGACGGCGGCCGACTCCCCGCGCAGCACCAGGGCCCGCTGGAAGGCGTCGTGCGCCAGGTCGAATCCGAGCGGAACGTCCGGGCCGCTGTGCTCCCAGTCCCAGGCGACCAACTGGCCGGCGTGCCGGCCCAGGTTCCACGGCACCCAGTCGCCGTGCCAGTGTCCGAACTCGACGGTGGTGCCGCCGTGCCGGCGGGCCAGCGCGGCCACCGCGGCGACCGCCCGCGCGCCGGCCGGCTCGGCCGCGGCCGCCCGGTCGGCCTGCGCGGCCAGCCGGGTCAGGAACGTGGACCCGGCCAACGGTCGGGGCACGCCGGCCGGGCCGCCGCGACGGGCGACCGCAAGCAGCGCCGCGATCCGCGGCGGATCATCCACCGGCACGCCGCGTACCGCCGGCGGCAGCGGCTCGATCACCGCGACCACCTGGCCGGCCCACGCCGTCTCGGTGAGCAGCCCCGGCGGTACCGGGTGATCGGCGACGCCGGCCACCTCGCGCAACGCCCGCAGCGCGGCCGCCTCGGCGGTGACCAGCGCACGGGTCGCGTCGTTCCAGCCGATCTTCGCGTAGCCGCGCGGACGACCGTCGGCGCTGAACAGTTGCAGGGTGGGCTTGCCGTTCGGATCCGGCGGCCGCACCCCGAAGGCGGCCACCAGCGGCGTACCGCCGAGCGCGGCGGTGAGCCGCTCGGACAGCAGCAGGTCGGCCGCCGGCACCCCGGACGGCACCGAGACGGTCAACGTCGGAAACGGTGCCAGCCCGGCCGAGCCGAACCGGGCCAGCCCACCGAGGACCGCCCGCAGCGCTCGCACCTTCGGTGGCCGCAGCGCGTTGTACGCCAGCAGCGACGCCGCCCCGGCGCGGGGCGCGCCCAACGGCACCAGGAACCGCGCCCTGGCCACCGACGGCACCACCGCGTACCGGGCGACCGCCTGGTGCCCGGGCGGCGGGGCGCCGTTCACGGTCAGGCCGACCCGGTCGTCCGGGAAGACTGCTCGGCTCACCCAGCCCAGCCCGTCCACCCGGGACCTGGGGTCGGTGGCCGGGTCGACCCAGGTGGTCACGCCGCCCGGTCCGCCCAGTCGAGGGCCAGCCCGAGCCGCTGGCGCAGCGCGTCGTTGTACGGCCGGTAGTAGTCGGTCAGCTCAGCGCGCACAGCCGGCTCCAGCGGCGCCGAACGCCGGTCGTTGTAGACCTTGAAGCTGGGCAGGTCGTACGGCGGCAACCCGAGGAAGTCCAGGGTGCGCCGGTAGGTCGCGCGGGAGTCGCGGTAGAGGTCCTCACTGGGCAGGAAGAGGATCTGCCCCCGGTCGAAGCGCTCCAGCCACGGCTCCAGGTGTTCCAGATAGCGCCCTCGGGCCCGGTACGTGTACCAGTCGTACGGCTCGCTGAAGGACTCCGGCTCGGCGATCAGCCGCTCCCGCTCCCCCGCCGTGCGCTCCGGTTCGGCGGCCAGCGCGGCGGCGAAGTCCAGCGGCTCGATGCCGTGCGTGCGGCGCTCCTTCCAGTGCGAGTACGCCCGCTCCACCGGATCACGCAGCAGCACGATCAGCTTCACCGTCGGCATCAGCGCGGCGACCCGCTGCGCGGCGAGCGGGTGGAACATGTACAGCGGGGCGGCCTCGCCGACGCGGACCGGCCCGCCGTGCCGCTTGGCGAGGGCCTCGCGCTGCCGCTCCGTCGGGAAGTGCGAGCGGTACCAGGCCTCGCCGCGACCCCAGTGCTCCTCGAAGTAGTGCGCCGACTTGGTGTTCCACGCGGGGAAGAGCCGGGG
Above is a window of Micromonospora coriariae DNA encoding:
- a CDS encoding alpha/beta fold hydrolase; translation: MATFVLVPGFWLGAWAWREVTVALRAQGHEVYPMTLTGLAERNHLAGPEVSLETHTEDIVRLIEVEDLREVLLVGHSGGGMPVAQAADRIPDRIARVVYVESGPLPDGVAQFDTVPPEEQERLRGLIGTGHLLPPPAWDPAADPTNLAGLDEPTLALLRARATPQPLRAATDPVRRTGGRPVPTALVASTFPLAVVRQMIGEGHPFFTGLAGGQLFELPTGHWPMLSEPKALADVLDAAAKG
- a CDS encoding sulfotransferase domain-containing protein — protein: MASIRDRVKQLVPTQVTTRVKDSLVDYGVRTSDRRPLPDFLIIGTKRGGTTSLWNYLIQHPLVPRLFPAWNTKSAHYFEEHWGRGEAWYRSHFPTERQREALAKRHGGPVRVGEAAPLYMFHPLAAQRVAALMPTVKLIVLLRDPVERAYSHWKERRTHGIEPLDFAAALAAEPERTAGERERLIAEPESFSEPYDWYTYRARGRYLEHLEPWLERFDRGQILFLPSEDLYRDSRATYRRTLDFLGLPPYDLPSFKVYNDRRSAPLEPAVRAELTDYYRPYNDALRQRLGLALDWADRAA
- a CDS encoding glycosyltransferase family 2 protein, with protein sequence MSRQPSVSVVVPTRDRPELLRAAARAILAQEYPGPIEVVVVFDQSTPDESLTGLSAPDRAVRVIRNERTPGLAGARNSGTLAAEGELVAFCDDDDEWLPGKLAAQVDALAADPSAEFVCCGIRVSYDGHTVDRVLEKDRVTLDDLLRDRMTELHPSTFLIRATALRDGFGLVDEEIPGSYAEDYEFLLRAARSAPLINLRTPSVLVRWHKRSYFAQRWDTISEALQWLLRRYPEFAGQPAGEARVTGQIAFARAASGDRRGALRWARRTLRRNPREPRAYLALAVAGRVVRADAVLRTLHKRGRGI
- a CDS encoding shikimate kinase, whose translation is MAPVVVLVGAPGCGKSTVGEALATALGVEFRDTDTDIERMAGKPIPEIFIDEGEEHFRTLERAAVAAALAASPGVLALGGGAVLAEETRAALVGHRVVHLSVELPDAVKRVGLGAGRPLLAINPRATLKHLMDQRRPLYAEVATATVATDGRTPAEIVAEIAALLPR
- a CDS encoding class I SAM-dependent methyltransferase, whose protein sequence is MGLHSLRFRLVDSPTSLGAKRRARRAAWLSDTFPNLADMTVLDLGGRVESWARVPVRPAHVHVVNLEPLPTELPDWAEADHADACELPKNILSRKYDLVFSNSVLEHVGGHERRQRMAEAVRELGRAYWVQTPYRYFPIEPHWVAPGMQFLPVSARVVMARRWPLAYNPGKSYEAAMRQVLTTELIGRAELRYLFPDATIRNERLAGLTKSIIAIRNR
- the efp gene encoding elongation factor P; protein product: MASTNDLKNGLVLNLDGELWAVVEFQHVKPGKGGAFVRTTLKNVLSGKVVDKTFNAGTKVETATVDKRTMQYLYADGEDYVFMDLETFDQITVPGGTVGEAANYLLPEAEATVATHEGVPLYIELPTSVVLEVTYTEPGLQGDRSTGGNKPATVETGATVQVPLFITTGEKIKVDTRDGRYLGRS
- a CDS encoding helix-turn-helix transcriptional regulator, giving the protein MSHPAGRVLALLELLQTRHRSTAAELAGRLGVDERTVRRYAAALVELGIPVIADRGRYGGYRLHPGYKLPPLMLTDDEAVAVLLGLVVAERVGLATELPATATALAKIRRVLPVALADRLTAVQEHLGFTLRRTEPERGPASGTLLTLAAAARHRQRVALDYRSWRGEQSRRELDPYGLVFHAGRWYVTGHDHRRGEVRTFRLDRIGAVTPGVAAFTVPDGFDPVTWVTRSLAGVPYTHEVEVLLEADLATVRRRVPPTVAELTATTDGVLLRARAESLPGMAALLAGLGCPFTVRQPDALRTAVAEHARALADWATRPAGERPPAPRRPLD
- a CDS encoding glycosyltransferase produces the protein MLIAVGTDKHPFHRLVDWLAQWHAQAGDQVGLTVQHGHTPAPQVPGAVPFLGHDALQRAMADADLVVCHGGPATILEARRHGHLPIVVPRDPARGEHVDDHQQLFARRLGAAGLVALCETREALHDALAAGLADPSRYAVTADPGAHEARRAAVARVGQIVEDLVAQSARRQPWWRAWTRSGRGVEETR
- the aroC gene encoding chorismate synthase, with amino-acid sequence MLRWLTAGESHGPALVALLEGVPAGIEVSTTEIADELARRRLGYGRGARMSFERDEVDVLGGLRHGVTLGSPVAIRVGNSEWPKWRTVMAADPVDPDELARQARNAPLTRPRPGHADLAGMQKYGHTDARPILERASARETAARVAVGAVAKALIRQALGIEIVSHVVELGPVAAKPGLRPSPQDAARIDADPLRCLDPEASALMVAEVDAAKKAADTLGGVVEVLAYGVPPGLGSHVQWDRKLDARLATALMSIQAIKGVEIGDGWQQARSRGSEAHDEIIPSATGVRRVTDRAGGLEGGITTGEPLRVRAAMKPISSLNRALATVDVITGEPATAINQRSDVCAVPAAAVVAEAMVALVLAEAATEKFGGDSVAEIRRNVAGYLDALVIR
- the aroB gene encoding 3-dehydroquinate synthase encodes the protein MDEVTRIPVGGERPYDVLVGRDLLDTLPGLLPGATRAAVLHAPPLKGLADALGERLRAAGVEPLPIEVPDAEAGKQIDVAAACWDRLGAAGFTRTDAVVGVGGGAVTDLAGFVAASWLRGVRWVPVATSLLGMVDAAVGGKTGINTAAGKNLVGAFHPPVGVLADLATLEGLPAVDLAAGLAEVVKCGFIADPAILDLIERAPAAATDPRGAVTRELIERAIRVKADVVSGDLRESGVREVLNYGHTLAHAIEQVEGYRWRHGHAVAVGLVYAAALARLAGRLDAPTADRHRAVLAALGLPVSYPADAWSQLLAVMRVDKKARGSRLRFVVLDGLARPAVLEGPDDALLEAAYREVGTQ
- the aroQ gene encoding type II 3-dehydroquinate dehydratase, whose amino-acid sequence is MRVYVLNGPNLGRLGTREPAVYGATSYADLVALCERTGRELGLDVTVRQTDAEHELLGWLHAAADEGAAVVLNPAAWSHYSYAVRDACAMLRGPLVEVHISNIHAREEFRHHSVISAVATGVICGLGIDGYRLALHHLAASTS
- a CDS encoding glycosyltransferase family 28 protein yields the protein MDRNNNDDGQPVLLLVGSSGGHLAQLLALRPWYESWRRCWVTFDTPEAVSLLAGEDLVPAHHPTTRNVPNLLRNAVLAWRVLRGRRVAAVVTTGAGVAVPFVVLARLRRIPTVYIEVYDRIDTATLTARLCRPFLSAMLVQWDEQRRQYPEATVVGTLL